AAGAAATTTTTGCTCTAAACCttctctttttgtcttggccgaaacttcaaggtaaggttctagattcttttttttttgtaccaCATAAAGCATAACTTGTAGACTTGTTTATCCTAAGTGACCACCAATCTATCTTGGcagaaacttgcaaggagatctCTAAGGTTTCAAAAACATTTACATACAAGAAAAATcgataactacttgtactgcagtgaggggatactcacatcctctcgcTTAATTTCCTAGAAGAAGTAGTCCTTGGTTGtaaagcttttcctagagagcttgcttcttgcttggttcggcaatggtgagggagaggagaggggtttcggtggagaggagggaggaggaagagagcaaatgaagattttcattcattttctctttttttttattccaaatgaaaagaagaagggaaaatgggtttttccttctcttttctttaactcatcccttaatgaaaagagaaagcaagaatcaGCTTTTCATTTgggaggaagaagacaactccaacttctccttccAAATAAGAGaaaccttttcttactcttaactatattgtcccttctttttctaacaatatctcctcttgattcattggttatcacatacatgtatctagtaagaggtccaaggttcaaaccttggtcatctctttttggttctattttattatttttcttgcaAATtttcacataaggcctatttttaaccatggtaaaaatatataaacttgctagatatcctatgggtgttacaatatgaatctggacagcgcCATTATCCTTCCACTAACTTTTGAGCTTTCTTCAAGTTTTGAGGGGTCTTCATGTCTCGAAGTGTACACACTTTCTCAAGGTTGGCCTCAATTCCTAGCTCAGTAATGAGATATCCTAAAAACTTTCCTCCCCGAGCCCCGAATAGGCATTTCAATAGATTCAGCTTCAATCCATATTACCGCAATATGCTGCAGGTCTCTTCAAAATCAGTAATCAGATTAACTGCTAGAGTAGACTTGAtgagtatgtcatcgacataAACCTCTACATTACGACTTATCCGCTCTCTGAATATCTTATCCATCATTTTTTGATAgattgctcctgcattttttagtccaaagggtctgacagtataacagaaagtgTCATCGGTCGTGATGAAACAGACCTTCTCTTAATCTTCCCGTGCTAGAGGGATCTGATGATAACCTTGGTAGGTGTCCAGCATGCAAATCCTTTCGCACCCTGaagttgagtccaccatttgatcaatcctaGACAGCGGATAACAATCCTTGGGGCTAGTGCCGTAGTTGAGGTCGCAGAAGTCgttgcagaccctccacttattattgGGCTTAGAGACCAAGACCACATTAGAGAGTTGGGACGGGAACTGTACCTCTCTAACGTGACCTgctttcctgagctgatccatctcagctcggatgatcttattcTGCTCGGCCAAGGAATTCCTCTTCTTCTGTTTAACCGGTCGGGCATCGGGCAGAAGGTGTAACTTATGCTCGGCCACCTTGGGCTTGACTCAGGGTAGCTCTTCAGGAGACCAAGCGAAACGCCCCTATTGTGAGTCAAACACTGGATCAAGTCCGTCTTGACCTCCATGGGAAAATCGCTAGATATGCGGGTGAGACTTTCAGGGCGCTCAGGGTATAGTTGAACCTCTTCTCAGGGGAGGGGATCCTCTGCTATAGGCAAAGGCTCCTCTTGGATGACGTGGATCCTCCTATCCTAAGTTCTCTGGGCTTTGCGAGCCTCTACCTTTACCATGTCTATGTAACATCTACGAGAGACCAACTGCTCTCCCCTTACTTCCCCAACCTGGTCTCCTACtggaaacttgatcttttggtggaAAGTGGAGACTGCTGCCCGGAACTCATGTAACGTCggtcttcccaggatgacgttgtaggaggatgGGGAATCCACGAtgatgaaggtgctcctccttgTCTGCACCAGAGGTTCAGTACCCAAAGATATGACCAGCTTAATTTGGCCCATGGGGTGTACTTCATTTCCAATGAAGCCGTACAAAGAAGTGGCCACAGGTTGAAGCTCGCTGGTGTCGATATGCATGTTCTCAAACACACTTTTGAACTGCACGTTGACAGACCTCTCGGTATATACGAAAACTCTGGCCACGCGACTGTTGGCTATAATGACCTTAATTAtgagagcatcatcatgaggaaGCTCTAGGCCCTCCAGATCTTGCGACCCGAAATTGATCACGGGCCCGGTCGCTTGCTCTCGACTGCATCCCACAGCATGTACCTCCAGACGGTGCTTATGAGATTTTCGTGCCTTGGTAGAATCCTCGTCTGTgggccctccagagatcatgctGATCTCTCGAACGATCGTGTTGCCCTGGTTTTTTGCCTCCCTGGCTTCCTAAGGCTCCTAGTCGTGACCGAGCTGCTGATTACCTTGTTTGACAAGATCAGGCTGAGGCCGGCTGGGTTGGCTTGCCCCGACCGCGACCTGTTGGCTGGTCAGTATCCTTTGTTGAGTCCTAGGCGTGATTTCGAGTGGAGGTGGGCCCAGCTCAACGGCACGCCTAGAATCTCAGGTGAACTGAAAGTAGTCACTGCTGGCATGGGTGTGGGAGCGATGGTAAGTGTAGTAGCGCGGTCCCCACGACCCAGGCTTTGGGACTTGAACAGCTGCCACATGCAGAACTAGTCGGGTATCCAGACTGGAACCAAAGGGTGGTCGGACATCCCGAGCACTCGGAAGAGGATGGGCTGGCGGCTGTGGTGCCTTCTTTTCTAGTTTGTTGGTGGAAGTAGACACCTTGTCTGCTTTTCGTCGAGCAGTCTGAAcctcttccacattgatataGCTGGCGGCCTTTCCCAGTATCTCGTTGAAGTTCTTTACGGGATCTCGAATGAGATCCCGGAAGAACTTCCCCTCTACTAGTCCATGAGAGAAGATGCTCATCAATATTTTGGAGATGACTGATGGAATGTCCTGAGCCACCTAGTTGAAACGCTTGATATAACTTCGCAAGGGCTCAGCTGACCCTTGCTTGAGCGCGAAGAGACAATGATCTATCTTTTGGTACTTCCTGCTACTAGCGAAGTGGCGCATGAAGACTGTCTTGAAATCTTGgaaacaagtgatggacccattCGACAACCCGTCAAACCATTTTTCTGCTGAACcgaataaagtattaaagaacACTCGGCACTTGATGGCATCACTATATTGATGCAACAGGGCAACATTCCTAAACTTACGGAGATGATCTTCTGGGTCCTGACTACCATCATATTCACCGATAGCAGGAGGCTTGTATCCTTTGGGTAACTTTTCACCGAGCACCCTTGTAGAGAAGGGCACTTGCTCCTCAGGGTTCATTCTGAGCTCCTCCCTGAGAACTATAGCTTTACCCTTCTTAGAATCCCTGGGCAGGGAGCTTTCTGCCTCAGAAGCCTAcggttgctctttcttattatagtCGCTCAGGCCTTTGTGATGGTAATCGAGGCACAACTCTCGATAGAAGGCCGAGGGAAACTTCTCGGGCTATTTTCTTTTGGACCCTCTGTCAGAAGCATGGGTCGGCTCCTTAGAAATTGTCTACATCTTGTAAGGTCGAGAAGCGGTGGTCTGCTTCTTGGAGGTTGCCCGCCTCTTGGCTTCTTTGTACAGTTCATATTCTCATGCCGTCATAGTTACGTTGATTCTGCTGGTGTCCTCCATCTTTACACACCAGAAcaggtgatgtgcgtaaatattatgatagtttatgcatgCTTTTACGCACATTCGCTTACTTTATATGTACGTATCCTTTGTATGATctcctcttttatcatgtattcattatatatactcttttgtacggATATCTgctttttgtttgattttgtgttgacagggataactttcggAGAGAAAACAACGTTTGTCGACGCACCAGAGCAAGCcagagaacacgaccgtgcaaaCTTTGCAcaaccgtgtggccaaacagaagggAAGATGTGCACGACCGTGTAACCCTTACACGACCATGCAGCCAAACCAGAGGTGAATCAGAACACAGTCGTGCAACCCTACATGGTTGTGCACCCCATGACCGAGGCCAAGCAGCACATGGCCGtacaaccctgcacggtcgtgtacCCAGGAACCGAGCCCTaacatcacacgaccgtgccaattagCACGGTCGTGCAGCGCATCCAGAGCCCAGttagggcacgaccgtgccatccttgcacggtcTTGCTGCcgcgccgtgccctagcctataaaaggggttttaacccCTTTTCCGAGGAGGGAGGAGCCGGGAGGAGAGCCGTGAAGAGGAGATTCATTCTGGAGTCATTCCAAGCCATCCAGGACATCGATCCAGCGACCTTCCATCACCacctcaactccagaagcaaaggattggatccgaagatcactcgtcgttattggataagcatacttcttctttctctcttcgtttttgaggattgtatgtttagattcaCCATGTCTTCGGGTTCTTCTCTAGCGTCTATAGAGTAGAATCTTTGTTCTAGAACGAGGGAgaaattgtggattggttttgatgtaaaactcatatcatgtttatattcattggatgattttattttctttgttttgatTCCTCGATCTCTTTATCATGTTGATTGATTGTGCAGGAATTGTCAACCTcatagagggaataccttagatcatacacccgaggggccctagtgacaggggtaacccgttcatggacatctagggtacttcctcgaaaggagaggtgactccttcacaaggaagtaagagaccaaacctagcttcttaattctatccttgataacatcAGTAAGAGTCGTGCCCTTGCGATCTACCAAGGCACCTTAATGACATgggttaaccgtaataggatttcatTGGGATTGTCTTTGTCTGGTGTTCAAaaatagttgctttagcttccggcgatGCATGccgatggacaatgagtataggataatatgggatacatcaataccaccacaataaaACCGaattcctagaactcttcattaaccaggttgatttccTCTCGTTACTAGTTCTCATTCCCCGCTTTCTgatctcttttcttagattacttacaactatcgatagtgtagctaatcctaagtgtgccagcactagtgcttataaccagtccttgtaggtttgataatcttttatattactaacgacgaatccgtgcacttgcggaataataacaagtttttggcgtcgttgtcggggactgcgtctataaaaTTGGTGATAGTTATACTAGATAAGACTAGACTTTGTgtttttttcctttatctttactTCCGCTTgcatttagagataaataatttactcttgtttttctttgctttctgcatttttattaaaaacaaaaaaaaaatcatttctcTTCTTTACTATAGTTCATATTCTATTTTTGCATGCGAAGAGTTAATCTTTCAGGACAGCTCCTACCGTTTGATCCAGAGATTGATAGGACTTTCCTACGAAGAAGAAACCTATAGAAGGCATTTCAAGTAGCACAGGAGTCTTCAGATATGGTTAATAAATTGatgaaggattatgcagcaccttatgcacgaggggttcgATCTAGCATCACTCGACCACCAATCGAAGCTAACAACTTTGAGATCAAGCCTGCAGTAATCCACATGGTTCAGATGAATTAATTCGGAGGAGGACCGTATGTGATCCAAACCACCACTTGGAACTTTTCTACGAGATCTACGACACCATGAAAGTGAATGGAGTCCCTCTAGAATCAGTAAGGTTATTGCTCTTCGGATTCtccctgaaagacagagccaaACAGTGGCTGAATTCCCTTCCAGCAAATAGCATTacatcttgggagcagtgtgagtagAAATTCCTGGAAAAATTTTATCCACCGAGCAAAACTGCCCACATGAGGAACCTAATCGCAAGCTTAAAACAGGTAGACTCTGAATCATTATTTAAAGCTTGGGACATATTCAAGAGCatgctgagacagtgcccccatcatggccttgagaaatggttagttctacacaccttctacaatggaatcaattatcacacgaaggtatccctcGATTCTGTAGTAGGAGTAGCActgatgaacaagagccttgatgaagttgaagagatcatagagaatgtggcatAGAATCACCATTAGTGGGCATCAAAAAgatctggtggttctttctcaggGAACCCAATAAAAGTGTCAGGGAAATTCGACGTAGATGCGGTCACTCTCTTGTCTGCAAAGCTGGACGCTCTGACCAAGAAATTtgaggccatgggaaacaacaACAACACGGTCAATGCGATAGTTTGTGTTTGCGAAACTTGAGGAAGTAcagatcatgctcaagatacttgccccctagggctaatacaggcacagataaaccaacttgagcagtgtgatgcAATAGTCAGCTACAACCAAAGGCAAAATAATCCGTACTCTAATACATACAATCCAGGTTGGAGGAATCACCCAAACTTCTCATACCGGAACAATCAGGATCAAGGGCCagtaaaacaaagctatcaaTCTGAACAATAGAGCTACCAACCTGGGCAACAGAACTACTCAGCTGGACAACAAACTTTTCAACAACAACCTTCATAATTGTCCAAAatcgaaaagatgcttgaagaagctctctcggagcaaaaagagatgaagaatgagatcaagctaTTAACTCAAAGAATGaaaaattctgaaaagcatcaaaagatacAAGATAACCAGATAGCCCAGATAGCCCAATCCATCTCAAAAAAATGTAGAACCGCCACATCAAcgacccccctagagccggtcccacggatatggagggaggtaaatacaggtacacagctgaaagcgcatagccgggacgctaaccccaggcaatgacaccccgaggatcgaaccctggacctttCGGCCATGAAACCATGCGCCCccagctgtgctacgccctggagACTAGCCCAATCCAtctcaagagcacagggaacatttcCAGGGAAGCCAGATATAAATCCAGTGGAACATTGCAACCGCATTGAGCTAAGGAGCGGACGTATTGTGGGAGACCCCCAAACCATTACTCAAAAGGAACCTGACTTAGGGAAGGAGCCCTCTCTCCTGATTCCCAATCAGACTCAAAACAGGGATGGAGAGGAGGCTACTAAAAAGGTTGAAGAAACTCTTCAAGTTCCCCCACAGAACCAGACGATTCCTTTCCCTCAGAAACTAACAACCTCCCATAAGGATGAAGAATTCAACTGATTCCTGAAGAAGATCAAGGAGATTTgcatagaagtaccactgatagatgcatTGCACCAAATGCCGAAGTTCGTAAAGTTCTTGAAGGGTATTCTATCCAACAGGAGGCAGAAGGGCGACTTCAAAACCGTAGCATTAACAGATAATTGCAGCGCTCTCctcatggaaatttcttcaccaaAGCTTCAGGATCTAGGAAGTTTCTCTATACCGTGCAAGATTGGTTCTGAACTCATACCAAGAGCTTTCTGTGACTTAGGGGCCAGCGTTAGCCTACTTCCGTACTCTTTATGCAAGAAGTTGGGCctccagaacattaaactgacCACTATGGCACTGCAACTAGTTGACCATTCATACAGACacccaatgggaatagtggaagacATGCTAGTAGAAGTGGGTGGATGTATAGTTCCCACAGACTTCATTATCTTGGATTTTGAGGAAGACCCCAAGATACCTATTATCCTTGGAAGATCATTCCTTGCCACAGCTGGAGCCATCATTGATGTAAAACGTCACAGATTATCCTTGGAGATCAGCAAAGAAAAGATCgagtttgatttatctaattcctcCATTTGCAACCCCTCTCCTCAGGGCAATTCTAGCAAGATCAACATACACAAAGTCGAGAAGTGCAGTTTCCATGGGAGTTCCCCTCCAGCAAGCAACAAGAAATACATTTGTCCTGCATGAGTGAAACTGAAGGTGCAAACTAGAGCATTAACCCTAAGAGGAGAGCCATGCTTCCACGGGTTTAGCCCACATTGACTAAAAcgaggtcgagctaaagacctaaacaagcgcttcttaggAGGCAACCAAAGGGTTTTTCATTCTAGATTATTGTTTTGAGcatttttattatttcttcaCTTTTGGAtattcattttcaggatgtgcagagcCTCCACGAGCTGGCCATGAGAATTTCATGGGCATGGAGGCGTCGGAGGAACCGAATGAGCGAAAGGCGAGTCACCGTGAGCCTAAAAGAGTCggtcgtgtgatcccacacggtcgtgcgaagCCAACAGCAGGATGGAGGCCACGacccgtgcaaccttgcacgccCGTGTGGCCTATGCAGAGAGAAGGAGGGCATAGCCCGTGCCACTCGGCACGCCCATGCGAGACTGCCCGAGAAGGAGAAGGCTCAGGCCGTGCCAATTGGGACGGTCGTGAGACGTATTCAGAGAAGAGGAAAGACTAGGCCGTGCtagttggcacggccgtgcgaccttggccgagaggagaaaagagaaggcTGTTCCAATCGGCACGATCGTGCAAATCCATACCTAACCcgaccgtgtctataagacacggttgTGCCCTTGCCCGTGTGCGCTGCCCACCTCTCCAAAAAAACCCTATTTCCTTCTCTTTCTTTCCCAAAAGCCTTCTCCTCTCTACTATACCTCATCAAACCCTGATTTGCCACCTCTAGAGCTCACTTttgcttagatctacatctagatctaacacttcttcaagccacaaatccgaaaagagagaaaaaaaacttccctatttttccttccttctcctccctCAAGACCCATTTCCACAAGAAACTCTTCAAAACCTTGCACCATGTCGCAGATCTTGAAAAAACTTCATCGAGGAAGCAGTGGATCTGGCGAAGGAGATGCACCATGaggcgacaaaggcaaagggaaggcatctacttcaaaaggcaaaggaaaaagggtggcacactatgaaggtaacgaaaatgagttcaatattatttttagaaattatgaacaaaaagctagatatgatatccttgtcactaggaaaattacatgcactaaatatatggataCCATTACTATAGACAtattaggaattagggatgatgtagattggatgataagCTCTCTAGACtggaatgatattatgtatgCTCATGCACCGACCTACCcccgcctagtccttgaatttttgagctcacttgatgttaaattttcttctgaagatgactatgtaggggtcataacttttaggatgatgaataaaaaaGTTCGATGGAATTTTAGTGATTTCAATAACTATTTTGGTTTACCCATTGATAGTACCCGAGGATTTGATGATGAAATTAGGTGGAATAAATTTTGGACGTCGATAACCGGATCAAAAgacccttatgagccctctagagccaaagCATCCCACATGCAAAACCCAATCTTTCGATACCTTCACTgagtgatgagcaaaacgatctttggttgaggagagag
This genomic stretch from Zingiber officinale cultivar Zhangliang chromosome 7A, Zo_v1.1, whole genome shotgun sequence harbors:
- the LOC121999362 gene encoding uncharacterized protein LOC121999362, coding for MNPEEQVPFSTRVLGEKLPKGYKPPAIGEYDGSQDPEDHLRKFRNVALLHQYSDAIKCRVFFNTLFGSAEKWFDGLSNGSITCFQDFKTVFMRHFASSRKYQKIDHCLFALKQGSAEPLRIEGKFFRDLIRDPVKNFNEILGKAASYINVEEVQTARRKADKVSTSTNKLEKKAPQPPAHPLPSARDVRPPFGSSLDTRLVLHVAAVQVPKPGSWGPRYYTYHRSHTHASSDYFQFT
- the LOC121999363 gene encoding uncharacterized protein LOC121999363, which translates into the protein MPKFVKFLKGILSNRRQKGDFKTVALTDNCSALLMEISSPKLQDLGSFSIPCKIGSELIPRAFCDLGASVSLLPYSLCKKLGLQNIKLTTMALQLVDHSYRHPMGIVEDMLVEVGGCIVPTDFIILDFEEDPKIPIILGRSFLATAGAIIDVKRHRLSLEISKEKIEFDLSNSSICNPSPQGNSSKINIHKVEKCSFHGSSPPASNKKYICPA